The Panthera leo isolate Ple1 chromosome C2, P.leo_Ple1_pat1.1, whole genome shotgun sequence genome window below encodes:
- the TNK2 gene encoding activated CDC42 kinase 1 isoform X10 produces MPAARRFPGLELSFPLLARLRRRLYTRLGSSSMQPEEGTGWLLELLSEVQLQQYFLRLRDDLNVTRLSHFEYVKNEDLEKIGMGRPGQRRLWEAVKRRKAMCKRKSWMSKVFSGKRLEAEFPPHHSQSTFRKTLPTPGGPAGEGPLQSLTCLIGEKDLHLFEKLGDGSFGVVRRGEWDAPSGKTVSVAVKCLKPDVLSQPEAMDDFIREVNAMHSLDHRNLIRLYGVVLTPPMKMVTELAPLGSLLDRLRKHQGHFLLGTLSRYAVQVAEGMGYLESKRFIHRDLAARNLLLATRDLVKIGDFGLMRALPQNDDHYVMQEHRKVPFAWCAPESLKTRTFSHASDTWMFGVTLWEMFTYGQEPWIGLNGSQILHKIDKEGERLPRPEDCPQDIYNVMVQCWAHKPEDRPTFVALRDFLLEAQPTDMRALQDFEEPDKLHIQMNDVITVIEGRAENYWWRGQNTRTLCVGPFPRNVVTSVAGLSAQDISQPLQNSFIHTGHGDSDPRHCWGFPDKIDELYLGNPMDPPDLLSVELSTSQPTQHLGRVKREPPPRPPQPAIFAQKPTYDPVSEDQDPLSSDFKRLGLRKPGLTRGLWLAKPSARVPGTKAGRGGGSEVTLIDFGEEPVIPAPRPCAPSLAQLAMDACSLLDKTPPQSPTRALPRPLHPTPVVDWDARPLPPPPAYDDVAQDEDDFEVCSINSTLVAAGVCAGPSQGETNYAFVPEQAQLLPPLEDNLFLPPQGGSKPPSSAQTAQIFQALQQECMRQLRVPAGSLVPSPGPAPAGEDKPQVPPRVPIPPRPTRPRSELSPAPSGEEEIGRWPGPASPPRVPPREPLSPQGSRTPSPLVPPGSSPLPPRLSSSPGKTMPTTQSFASDPKYATPQVIQAPGPRAGPCILPIVRDGKKVSNTHYYLLPERPPYLERYQRFLREAQSPEEPAPLPVPLLLPPPSTPAPAAPTATVRPMPQAAPDPKANFSTNNSNPGVRPPALRATARLPQRGCPGDGPEAGRPTDKIQMLQAMVHGVTTEECQAALQSHSWSVQRAAQYLKVEQLFGLGLRPRSECHKVLEMCDWNLEQAGCHLLGSCGPAHHK; encoded by the exons ATGCCAGCAGCCCGTCGGTTCCCTGGCCTGgagctttctttccctctcctggcCAGACTACGGCGACGCCTGTACACA AGGCTGGGGAGCAGCAGCATGCAGCCCGAGGAGGGCACGGGCTGGCTGCTTGAGCTGCTGTCCGAGGTGCAGCTACAACAGTACTTCCTGCGGCTCCGCGATGACCTCAATGTTACCCGCCTGTCCCACTTTGAGTATGTCAAGAATGAGGACCTGGAGAAGATTGGCATGGGCCGGCCTG GACAGCGGCGATTGTGGGAGGCTGTGAAGAGGAGAAAGGCCATGTGCAAACGCAAGTCTTGGATGAGCAAG GTGTTCAGTGGAAAGCGACTGGAGGCTGAGTTCCCTCCTCATCACTCTCAGAGCACCTTCCGGAAGACCTTGCCCACTCCAGGGggcccagcaggggaggggcccttGCAGAGCCTCACGTGCCTCATTGGGGAGAAGGACCTGCATCTCTTCGAGAAGCTAGGAGATGGCTCCTTCGGCGTGGTGCGCAGGGGCGAGTGGGACGCCCCCTCAGGGAAGACG GTGAGTGTGGCTGTGAAGTGCCTGAAGCCTGATGTGCTAAGCCAGCCAGAGGCCATGGATGACTTTATCCGGGAGGTTAATGCCATGCATTCCCTGGACCATCGAAACCTCATTCGTCTCTATGGTGTGGTGCTCACGCCGCCCATGAAGATG GTGACAGAGCTGGCGCCGCTGGGATCGTTGTTGGACCGGCTGCGCAAGCACCAGGGCCACTTCCTCCTGGGAACTCTGAGCCGCTACGCCGTGCAGGTGGCTGAGGGCATGGGCTACCTAGAGTCCAAGCGCTTTATTCACCGTGACCTGGCTGCCCGAAATCTGCTGTTGGCCACCCGTGACCTGGTCAAGATTGGGGACTTCGGGTTGATGCGTGCACTACCCCAGAATGACGACCACTATGTCATGCAAGAGCATCGCAAGGTGCCCTTTGCCTG GTGTGCTCCTGAGAGCCTGAAGACACGTACCTTCTCCCATGCCAGTGACACCTGGATGTTTGGGGTAACATTGTGGGAGATGTTCACCTATGGCCAGGAGCCCTGGATTGGCCTCAATGGCAGTCAG ATTCTGCATAAGATTGACAAGGAGGGGGAACGCCTGCCGCGGCCTGAGGACTGCCCACAGGATATCTACAATGTCATGGTTCAGTGCTGGGCTCACAAGCCAGAGGACAGACCCACCTTTGTGGCCCTGCGGGACTTCCTGCTGGAG gcccagcccactGACATGAGGGCGCTTCAGGACTTTGAGGAGCCAGACAAGCTGCACATCCAGATGAACGACGTCATCACCGTCATCGAGGGAAG GGCTGAGAATTACTGGTGGCGTGGACAGAACACCCGGACACTGTGTGTGGGACCCTTTCCTCGCAACGTGGTGACCTCCGTGGCTGGCCTTTCAGCCCAGGACATCAGCCAACCCCTGCAGAATAGCTTCATCCACACGGGACATGGCGACAGTGACCCCCGCCACTGCTGGGGCTTCCCCGACAAGATTGATGA ACTGTACCTGGGAAACCCCATGGACCCTCCTGACCTGCTGAGCGTGGAACTGAGCACCTCCCAACCCACCCAACATCTAGGAAGGGTGAAAA GGGAGCCTCCACCTCGCCCACCTCAGCCTGCCATCTTCGCTCAGA AGCCAACCTACGACCCAGTGAGTGAGGACCAGGACCCTCTGTCCAGCGACTTCAAGAGGCTGGGCCTCCGGAAACCAGGCCTGACCCGTGGGCTGTGGCTGGCGAAGCCCTCAGCTCGGGTGCCGGGCACCAAGGCAGGGCGTGGCGGCGGGAGCGAGGTCACACTCATTGACTTCGGCGAGGAGCCCGTCatccccgccccccggccctgTGCACCCTCACTGGCACAGCTGGCCATGGATGCCTGCTCCTTGCTGGACAAGACTccaccacagagccccactcgggcaCTGCCCCGGCCCCTGCATCCCACACCTGTGGTGGACTGGGATGCCCGCCCGCTGCCCCCGCCTCCTGCCTATGACGATGTGGCCCAGGATGAGGACGACTTTGAAGTCTGCTCCATCAACAGCACCCTGGTGGCTGCAGGGGTCTGTGCTGGGCCCAGCCAGGGTGAAACCAATTATGCCTTTGTGCCTGAGCAGGCgcagctcctccctcccctggagGACAATCTGTTCCTCCCACCCCAGGGTGGGAGCAAGCCGCCCAGCTCGGCCCAGACCGCACAGATCTTCCAGGCGCTGCAGCAGGAGTGCATGCGGCAGCTGCGGGTCCCGGCTGGCTCCCTGGTCCCTTCACCTGGCCCAGCCCCAGCGGGTGAAGACaagccccaggtgcccccccgggTGCCCATCCCCCCGAGGCCCACTCGCCCACGCAGTGAGCTGTCACCAGCCCCCTCAGGTGAGGAGGAGATAGGGCGGTGGCCTggacctgcctcccctccccgggTGCCTCCCCGGGAGCCCCTGTCCCCTCAAGGCTCGAGGACCCCTAGCCCCCTGGTACCACCTGGAAGCTCCCCGCTGCCGCCCCGGCTCTCAAGCTCACCTGGGAAGACCATGCCCACCACCCAGAGCTTTGCCTCAGACCCCAAATATGCTACACCACAAGTGATCCAGGCACCCGGCCCACGGGCTGGTCCCTGCATCCTACCCATCGTCCGTGATGGCAAGAAGGTCAGCAACACCCACTATTACCTGCTGCCTGAGCGCCCACCCTACCTGGAACGCTACCAGCGCTTCCTGCGTGAGGCCCAAAGCCCTGAAGAGCCGGCCCCCTTGCCTGTGCCCCTGCTGctgcccccacccagcaccccagcccCTGCCGCCCCCACTGCCACTGTTCGACCAATGCCCCAGGCTGCCCCAGACCCCAAGGCCAACTTCTCCACCAACAACAGTAACCCAGGGGTCCGGCCACCAGCCCTGAGGGCCACTGCACGGCTGCCACAGAGGGGCTGCCCTGGGGACGGGCCAGAGGCTGGACGACCAACAGACAAGATCCAGATG CTGCAGGCCATGGTGCATGGGGTGACCACAGAGGAGTGCCAGGCGGCCCTGCAGAGTCACAGCTGGAGCGTGCAGAGGGCTGCCCAGTATCTGAAG GTGGAGCAGCTCTTTGGGTTGGGTCTGCGGCCGCGAAGCGAGTGCCACAAGGTGCTGGAGATGTGTGACTGGAACCTGGAGCAGGCAGGCTGCCACCTCCTGGGCtcctgcggccccgcccaccacaAGTGA
- the TNK2 gene encoding activated CDC42 kinase 1 isoform X11 codes for MPAARRFPGLELSFPLLARLRRRLYTRLGSSSMQPEEGTGWLLELLSEVQLQQYFLRLRDDLNVTRLSHFEYVKNEDLEKIGMGRPGQRRLWEAVKRRKAMCKRKSWMSKVFSGKRLEAEFPPHHSQSTFRKTLPTPGGPAGEGPLQSLTCLIGEKDLHLFEKLGDGSFGVVRRGEWDAPSGKTVSVAVKCLKPDVLSQPEAMDDFIREVNAMHSLDHRNLIRLYGVVLTPPMKMVTELAPLGSLLDRLRKHQGHFLLGTLSRYAVQVAEGMGYLESKRFIHRDLAARNLLLATRDLVKIGDFGLMRALPQNDDHYVMQEHRKVPFAWCAPESLKTRTFSHASDTWMFGVTLWEMFTYGQEPWIGLNGSQILHKIDKEGERLPRPEDCPQDIYNVMVQCWAHKPEDRPTFVALRDFLLEAQPTDMRALQDFEEPDKLHIQMNDVITVIEGRAENYWWRGQNTRTLCVGPFPRNVVTSVAGLSAQDISQPLQNSFIHTGHGDSDPRHCWGFPDKIDELYLGNPMDPPDLLSVELSTSQPTQHLGRVKKPTYDPVSEDQDPLSSDFKRLGLRKPGLTRGLWLAKPSARVPGTKAGRGGGSEVTLIDFGEEPVIPAPRPCAPSLAQLAMDACSLLDKTPPQSPTRALPRPLHPTPVVDWDARPLPPPPAYDDVAQDEDDFEVCSINSTLVAAGVCAGPSQGETNYAFVPEQAQLLPPLEDNLFLPPQGGSKPPSSAQTAQIFQALQQECMRQLRVPAGSLVPSPGPAPAGEDKPQVPPRVPIPPRPTRPRSELSPAPSGEEEIGRWPGPASPPRVPPREPLSPQGSRTPSPLVPPGSSPLPPRLSSSPGKTMPTTQSFASDPKYATPQVIQAPGPRAGPCILPIVRDGKKVSNTHYYLLPERPPYLERYQRFLREAQSPEEPAPLPVPLLLPPPSTPAPAAPTATVRPMPQAAPDPKANFSTNNSNPGVRPPALRATARLPQRGCPGDGPEAGRPTDKIQMLQAMVHGVTTEECQAALQSHSWSVQRAAQYLKVEQLFGLGLRPRSECHKVLEMCDWNLEQAGCHLLGSCGPAHHK; via the exons ATGCCAGCAGCCCGTCGGTTCCCTGGCCTGgagctttctttccctctcctggcCAGACTACGGCGACGCCTGTACACA AGGCTGGGGAGCAGCAGCATGCAGCCCGAGGAGGGCACGGGCTGGCTGCTTGAGCTGCTGTCCGAGGTGCAGCTACAACAGTACTTCCTGCGGCTCCGCGATGACCTCAATGTTACCCGCCTGTCCCACTTTGAGTATGTCAAGAATGAGGACCTGGAGAAGATTGGCATGGGCCGGCCTG GACAGCGGCGATTGTGGGAGGCTGTGAAGAGGAGAAAGGCCATGTGCAAACGCAAGTCTTGGATGAGCAAG GTGTTCAGTGGAAAGCGACTGGAGGCTGAGTTCCCTCCTCATCACTCTCAGAGCACCTTCCGGAAGACCTTGCCCACTCCAGGGggcccagcaggggaggggcccttGCAGAGCCTCACGTGCCTCATTGGGGAGAAGGACCTGCATCTCTTCGAGAAGCTAGGAGATGGCTCCTTCGGCGTGGTGCGCAGGGGCGAGTGGGACGCCCCCTCAGGGAAGACG GTGAGTGTGGCTGTGAAGTGCCTGAAGCCTGATGTGCTAAGCCAGCCAGAGGCCATGGATGACTTTATCCGGGAGGTTAATGCCATGCATTCCCTGGACCATCGAAACCTCATTCGTCTCTATGGTGTGGTGCTCACGCCGCCCATGAAGATG GTGACAGAGCTGGCGCCGCTGGGATCGTTGTTGGACCGGCTGCGCAAGCACCAGGGCCACTTCCTCCTGGGAACTCTGAGCCGCTACGCCGTGCAGGTGGCTGAGGGCATGGGCTACCTAGAGTCCAAGCGCTTTATTCACCGTGACCTGGCTGCCCGAAATCTGCTGTTGGCCACCCGTGACCTGGTCAAGATTGGGGACTTCGGGTTGATGCGTGCACTACCCCAGAATGACGACCACTATGTCATGCAAGAGCATCGCAAGGTGCCCTTTGCCTG GTGTGCTCCTGAGAGCCTGAAGACACGTACCTTCTCCCATGCCAGTGACACCTGGATGTTTGGGGTAACATTGTGGGAGATGTTCACCTATGGCCAGGAGCCCTGGATTGGCCTCAATGGCAGTCAG ATTCTGCATAAGATTGACAAGGAGGGGGAACGCCTGCCGCGGCCTGAGGACTGCCCACAGGATATCTACAATGTCATGGTTCAGTGCTGGGCTCACAAGCCAGAGGACAGACCCACCTTTGTGGCCCTGCGGGACTTCCTGCTGGAG gcccagcccactGACATGAGGGCGCTTCAGGACTTTGAGGAGCCAGACAAGCTGCACATCCAGATGAACGACGTCATCACCGTCATCGAGGGAAG GGCTGAGAATTACTGGTGGCGTGGACAGAACACCCGGACACTGTGTGTGGGACCCTTTCCTCGCAACGTGGTGACCTCCGTGGCTGGCCTTTCAGCCCAGGACATCAGCCAACCCCTGCAGAATAGCTTCATCCACACGGGACATGGCGACAGTGACCCCCGCCACTGCTGGGGCTTCCCCGACAAGATTGATGA ACTGTACCTGGGAAACCCCATGGACCCTCCTGACCTGCTGAGCGTGGAACTGAGCACCTCCCAACCCACCCAACATCTAGGAAGGGTGAAAA AGCCAACCTACGACCCAGTGAGTGAGGACCAGGACCCTCTGTCCAGCGACTTCAAGAGGCTGGGCCTCCGGAAACCAGGCCTGACCCGTGGGCTGTGGCTGGCGAAGCCCTCAGCTCGGGTGCCGGGCACCAAGGCAGGGCGTGGCGGCGGGAGCGAGGTCACACTCATTGACTTCGGCGAGGAGCCCGTCatccccgccccccggccctgTGCACCCTCACTGGCACAGCTGGCCATGGATGCCTGCTCCTTGCTGGACAAGACTccaccacagagccccactcgggcaCTGCCCCGGCCCCTGCATCCCACACCTGTGGTGGACTGGGATGCCCGCCCGCTGCCCCCGCCTCCTGCCTATGACGATGTGGCCCAGGATGAGGACGACTTTGAAGTCTGCTCCATCAACAGCACCCTGGTGGCTGCAGGGGTCTGTGCTGGGCCCAGCCAGGGTGAAACCAATTATGCCTTTGTGCCTGAGCAGGCgcagctcctccctcccctggagGACAATCTGTTCCTCCCACCCCAGGGTGGGAGCAAGCCGCCCAGCTCGGCCCAGACCGCACAGATCTTCCAGGCGCTGCAGCAGGAGTGCATGCGGCAGCTGCGGGTCCCGGCTGGCTCCCTGGTCCCTTCACCTGGCCCAGCCCCAGCGGGTGAAGACaagccccaggtgcccccccgggTGCCCATCCCCCCGAGGCCCACTCGCCCACGCAGTGAGCTGTCACCAGCCCCCTCAGGTGAGGAGGAGATAGGGCGGTGGCCTggacctgcctcccctccccgggTGCCTCCCCGGGAGCCCCTGTCCCCTCAAGGCTCGAGGACCCCTAGCCCCCTGGTACCACCTGGAAGCTCCCCGCTGCCGCCCCGGCTCTCAAGCTCACCTGGGAAGACCATGCCCACCACCCAGAGCTTTGCCTCAGACCCCAAATATGCTACACCACAAGTGATCCAGGCACCCGGCCCACGGGCTGGTCCCTGCATCCTACCCATCGTCCGTGATGGCAAGAAGGTCAGCAACACCCACTATTACCTGCTGCCTGAGCGCCCACCCTACCTGGAACGCTACCAGCGCTTCCTGCGTGAGGCCCAAAGCCCTGAAGAGCCGGCCCCCTTGCCTGTGCCCCTGCTGctgcccccacccagcaccccagcccCTGCCGCCCCCACTGCCACTGTTCGACCAATGCCCCAGGCTGCCCCAGACCCCAAGGCCAACTTCTCCACCAACAACAGTAACCCAGGGGTCCGGCCACCAGCCCTGAGGGCCACTGCACGGCTGCCACAGAGGGGCTGCCCTGGGGACGGGCCAGAGGCTGGACGACCAACAGACAAGATCCAGATG CTGCAGGCCATGGTGCATGGGGTGACCACAGAGGAGTGCCAGGCGGCCCTGCAGAGTCACAGCTGGAGCGTGCAGAGGGCTGCCCAGTATCTGAAG GTGGAGCAGCTCTTTGGGTTGGGTCTGCGGCCGCGAAGCGAGTGCCACAAGGTGCTGGAGATGTGTGACTGGAACCTGGAGCAGGCAGGCTGCCACCTCCTGGGCtcctgcggccccgcccaccacaAGTGA
- the TNK2 gene encoding activated CDC42 kinase 1 isoform X3: MQPEEGTGWLLELLSEVQLQQYFLRLRDDLNVTRLSHFEYVKNEDLEKIGMGRPGQRRLWEAVKRRKAMCKRKSWMSKVFSGKRLEAEFPPHHSQSTFRKTLPTPGGPAGEGPLQSLTCLIGEKDLHLFEKLGDGSFGVVRRGEWDAPSGKTVSVAVKCLKPDVLSQPEAMDDFIREVNAMHSLDHRNLIRLYGVVLTPPMKMVTELAPLGSLLDRLRKHQGHFLLGTLSRYAVQVAEGMGYLESKRFIHRDLAARNLLLATRDLVKIGDFGLMRALPQNDDHYVMQEHRKVPFAWCAPESLKTRTFSHASDTWMFGVTLWEMFTYGQEPWIGLNGSQILHKIDKEGERLPRPEDCPQDIYNVMVQCWAHKPEDRPTFVALRDFLLEAQPTDMRALQDFEEPDKLHIQMNDVITVIEGRAENYWWRGQNTRTLCVGPFPRNVVTSVAGLSAQDISQPLQNSFIHTGHGDSDPRHCWGFPDKIDELYLGNPMDPPDLLSVELSTSQPTQHLGRVKKPTYDPVSEDQDPLSSDFKRLGLRKPGLTRGLWLAKPSARVPGTKAGRGGGSEVTLIDFGEEPVIPAPRPCAPSLAQLAMDACSLLDKTPPQSPTRALPRPLHPTPVVDWDARPLPPPPAYDDVAQDEDDFEVCSINSTLVAAGVCAGPSQGETNYAFVPEQAQLLPPLEDNLFLPPQGGSKPPSSAQTAQIFQALQQECMRQLRVPAGSLVPSPGPAPAGEDKPQVPPRVPIPPRPTRPRSELSPAPSGEEEIGRWPGPASPPRVPPREPLSPQGSRTPSPLVPPGSSPLPPRLSSSPGKTMPTTQSFASDPKYATPQVIQAPGPRAGPCILPIVRDGKKVSNTHYYLLPERPPYLERYQRFLREAQSPEEPAPLPVPLLLPPPSTPAPAAPTATVRPMPQAAPDPKANFSTNNSNPGVRPPALRATARLPQRGCPGDGPEAGRPTDKIQMLQAMVHGVTTEECQAALQSHSWSVQRAAQYLKVEQLFGLGLRPRSECHKVLEMCDWNLEQAGCHLLGSCGPAHHK; this comes from the exons ATGCAGCCCGAGGAGGGCACGGGCTGGCTGCTTGAGCTGCTGTCCGAGGTGCAGCTACAACAGTACTTCCTGCGGCTCCGCGATGACCTCAATGTTACCCGCCTGTCCCACTTTGAGTATGTCAAGAATGAGGACCTGGAGAAGATTGGCATGGGCCGGCCTG GACAGCGGCGATTGTGGGAGGCTGTGAAGAGGAGAAAGGCCATGTGCAAACGCAAGTCTTGGATGAGCAAG GTGTTCAGTGGAAAGCGACTGGAGGCTGAGTTCCCTCCTCATCACTCTCAGAGCACCTTCCGGAAGACCTTGCCCACTCCAGGGggcccagcaggggaggggcccttGCAGAGCCTCACGTGCCTCATTGGGGAGAAGGACCTGCATCTCTTCGAGAAGCTAGGAGATGGCTCCTTCGGCGTGGTGCGCAGGGGCGAGTGGGACGCCCCCTCAGGGAAGACG GTGAGTGTGGCTGTGAAGTGCCTGAAGCCTGATGTGCTAAGCCAGCCAGAGGCCATGGATGACTTTATCCGGGAGGTTAATGCCATGCATTCCCTGGACCATCGAAACCTCATTCGTCTCTATGGTGTGGTGCTCACGCCGCCCATGAAGATG GTGACAGAGCTGGCGCCGCTGGGATCGTTGTTGGACCGGCTGCGCAAGCACCAGGGCCACTTCCTCCTGGGAACTCTGAGCCGCTACGCCGTGCAGGTGGCTGAGGGCATGGGCTACCTAGAGTCCAAGCGCTTTATTCACCGTGACCTGGCTGCCCGAAATCTGCTGTTGGCCACCCGTGACCTGGTCAAGATTGGGGACTTCGGGTTGATGCGTGCACTACCCCAGAATGACGACCACTATGTCATGCAAGAGCATCGCAAGGTGCCCTTTGCCTG GTGTGCTCCTGAGAGCCTGAAGACACGTACCTTCTCCCATGCCAGTGACACCTGGATGTTTGGGGTAACATTGTGGGAGATGTTCACCTATGGCCAGGAGCCCTGGATTGGCCTCAATGGCAGTCAG ATTCTGCATAAGATTGACAAGGAGGGGGAACGCCTGCCGCGGCCTGAGGACTGCCCACAGGATATCTACAATGTCATGGTTCAGTGCTGGGCTCACAAGCCAGAGGACAGACCCACCTTTGTGGCCCTGCGGGACTTCCTGCTGGAG gcccagcccactGACATGAGGGCGCTTCAGGACTTTGAGGAGCCAGACAAGCTGCACATCCAGATGAACGACGTCATCACCGTCATCGAGGGAAG GGCTGAGAATTACTGGTGGCGTGGACAGAACACCCGGACACTGTGTGTGGGACCCTTTCCTCGCAACGTGGTGACCTCCGTGGCTGGCCTTTCAGCCCAGGACATCAGCCAACCCCTGCAGAATAGCTTCATCCACACGGGACATGGCGACAGTGACCCCCGCCACTGCTGGGGCTTCCCCGACAAGATTGATGA ACTGTACCTGGGAAACCCCATGGACCCTCCTGACCTGCTGAGCGTGGAACTGAGCACCTCCCAACCCACCCAACATCTAGGAAGGGTGAAAA AGCCAACCTACGACCCAGTGAGTGAGGACCAGGACCCTCTGTCCAGCGACTTCAAGAGGCTGGGCCTCCGGAAACCAGGCCTGACCCGTGGGCTGTGGCTGGCGAAGCCCTCAGCTCGGGTGCCGGGCACCAAGGCAGGGCGTGGCGGCGGGAGCGAGGTCACACTCATTGACTTCGGCGAGGAGCCCGTCatccccgccccccggccctgTGCACCCTCACTGGCACAGCTGGCCATGGATGCCTGCTCCTTGCTGGACAAGACTccaccacagagccccactcgggcaCTGCCCCGGCCCCTGCATCCCACACCTGTGGTGGACTGGGATGCCCGCCCGCTGCCCCCGCCTCCTGCCTATGACGATGTGGCCCAGGATGAGGACGACTTTGAAGTCTGCTCCATCAACAGCACCCTGGTGGCTGCAGGGGTCTGTGCTGGGCCCAGCCAGGGTGAAACCAATTATGCCTTTGTGCCTGAGCAGGCgcagctcctccctcccctggagGACAATCTGTTCCTCCCACCCCAGGGTGGGAGCAAGCCGCCCAGCTCGGCCCAGACCGCACAGATCTTCCAGGCGCTGCAGCAGGAGTGCATGCGGCAGCTGCGGGTCCCGGCTGGCTCCCTGGTCCCTTCACCTGGCCCAGCCCCAGCGGGTGAAGACaagccccaggtgcccccccgggTGCCCATCCCCCCGAGGCCCACTCGCCCACGCAGTGAGCTGTCACCAGCCCCCTCAGGTGAGGAGGAGATAGGGCGGTGGCCTggacctgcctcccctccccgggTGCCTCCCCGGGAGCCCCTGTCCCCTCAAGGCTCGAGGACCCCTAGCCCCCTGGTACCACCTGGAAGCTCCCCGCTGCCGCCCCGGCTCTCAAGCTCACCTGGGAAGACCATGCCCACCACCCAGAGCTTTGCCTCAGACCCCAAATATGCTACACCACAAGTGATCCAGGCACCCGGCCCACGGGCTGGTCCCTGCATCCTACCCATCGTCCGTGATGGCAAGAAGGTCAGCAACACCCACTATTACCTGCTGCCTGAGCGCCCACCCTACCTGGAACGCTACCAGCGCTTCCTGCGTGAGGCCCAAAGCCCTGAAGAGCCGGCCCCCTTGCCTGTGCCCCTGCTGctgcccccacccagcaccccagcccCTGCCGCCCCCACTGCCACTGTTCGACCAATGCCCCAGGCTGCCCCAGACCCCAAGGCCAACTTCTCCACCAACAACAGTAACCCAGGGGTCCGGCCACCAGCCCTGAGGGCCACTGCACGGCTGCCACAGAGGGGCTGCCCTGGGGACGGGCCAGAGGCTGGACGACCAACAGACAAGATCCAGATG CTGCAGGCCATGGTGCATGGGGTGACCACAGAGGAGTGCCAGGCGGCCCTGCAGAGTCACAGCTGGAGCGTGCAGAGGGCTGCCCAGTATCTGAAG GTGGAGCAGCTCTTTGGGTTGGGTCTGCGGCCGCGAAGCGAGTGCCACAAGGTGCTGGAGATGTGTGACTGGAACCTGGAGCAGGCAGGCTGCCACCTCCTGGGCtcctgcggccccgcccaccacaAGTGA